GCGGCGAAAACGCCAGAGGCGGCTGCACTGATGCGCGCAGCGGCTGCCGAGCTCACACAGGCGCTGATCGCGGCCGGCGTCGCGCCCGTGCACCTTAAGCTGTCATGAGGCGAGCTCCCATGAGCCTGCCGCCTGAACGGCGCGCCACGGTCGCGCCTTCTGAACTTCGCGCCACGGTCGCGCCTTCTGAACTTCGCGCCNNNNNNNNNNNNNNNNNNNNNNNNNNNNCGGTCGCGCCTTCTGAACTTCGCGCCGCGGTCGCGCTGGCATACGCCGAAAACGATCCCGCCCCCAAGGTGGTCGCCAAGGGCCGCGGCCTCGTCGCGCGTGCGATCATCGAGCGGGCGCGCGCAGCCGGTGTGTACGTGCACGACTCGCCCGAGCTGGTGGGGCTGCTGATGCAAGTCGATCTCGATCGGCACATCCCTGCGCAGCTGTACGTCGCCGTGGCCGAAGTGCTGGCATGGATCTATCGCCTGGAGCAACGCCTGGCGCCGGAACGATCGGACAAGGAACCGCGCGATGGCGGAAGCGAGCGCTGAATCCAGCGGCGCCCGCGACCCGGCCGGCGCAGGTGCGGGCGGCGCCGTTGCCCCGGTCAACGCAGATGCGGGCGGCGACGAGTCGCCCTATGTGCTGCACTCGCGCATCGACATCGCCGCGGTGCTGCGTGACCTGGTGCGCAGCCGAGGGCTCGCCAGCGTTCACTTCGGCGGCGGCCAGGACACGCTGCTCACGCCCCTGCTTCGCGTCGATCCCGTGGCTGGCGAAATCGTCTTCGACTGCAGCGGAGCCGAGCGGCTCAACCAGGCGTTGATGCGCGCATCGAAGCTCCTGTTCGTCTCCTCGCACGACAAGGTGAAGATCCGTTTCACCACGGGTTCGGCTCGCGTCGTGCAGCACGAGGAGCGCGCTGCGTTCGCGGTGCGCATGCCGGAATCGATGCTGCGCCTGCAACGGCGCGAGTTCTACCGGGTGCTCGCGCCGGTCGCGCGGCCCGTACGCTGCGTGATCCCGGTGGATCGGAGCAACGGCGTGCGCAATATCGAAACCCGGCTGCACGA
The genomic region above belongs to Betaproteobacteria bacterium and contains:
- a CDS encoding flagellar brake protein, with the translated sequence MAEASAESSGARDPAGAGAGGAVAPVNADAGGDESPYVLHSRIDIAAVLRDLVRSRGLASVHFGGGQDTLLTPLLRVDPVAGEIVFDCSGAERLNQALMRASKLLFVSSHDKVKIRFTTGSARVVQHEERAAFAVRMPESMLRLQRREFYRVLAPVARPVRCVIPVDRSNGVRNIETRLHDISQGGVAVAAQPQDLPAEIGALYDNCRIVLPDAGNVVVSLRTANMLAMTLLNGKQMVRVGCQFVRPSMSALALIQRYMMRLERDKRSRD